The following are encoded in a window of Apteryx mantelli isolate bAptMan1 chromosome 17, bAptMan1.hap1, whole genome shotgun sequence genomic DNA:
- the SDF2L1 gene encoding stromal cell-derived factor 2-like protein 1 produces MRGGCRLFPLLLLLALLRGPCRGKEAAPGAVTCGSVLKLLNTRHSVRLHSHEVKYGSGSGQQSVTGVEASDDANSYWRIRGKSDGSCQRGTPVKCGQAIRLTHVNTGKNLHTHHFPSPLSNNQEVSAFGDDGEGDDLDIWIVQCSGTHWERDDAVRFKHVGTDVFLSITGEQYGHPIRGQREVHGMPTANHHNYWKAMEGVFIKPSMDPAKHDEL; encoded by the exons ATGCGGGGCGGCTGCCGCCTcttcccgctgctgctgctgctggcgctgctgcgcgggccgtgccgcggcaaggaggccgcgccgggcgctgtTACCTGCGGCTCGGTGCTGAAGCTGCTCAATACCCGGCACAGCGTGCGGCTCCACTCGCACGAGGTCAAGTACGGCTCCG GAAGTGGGCAACAGTCAGTGACAGGAGTTGAAGCTTCAGATGATGCTAACAGTTACTGGCGGATTCGTGGGAAAAGTGATGGCAGCTGCCAGCGAGGAACACCAGTGAAATGTGGGCAAGCTATACGACTTACCCATGTTAACACAGGAAAAAATTTACACACTCATCACTTCCCATCACCACTCTCCAATAACCAA GAAGTAAGTgcctttggtgatgatggtgaagGAGATGACCTGGATATATGGATTGTGCAATGCAGTGGGACACACTGGGAGCGGGATGATGCAGTGCGCTTCAAGCACGTAGGAACTGATGTGTTCCTTTCAATAACCGGGGAACAGTATGGCCATCCAATTAGAGGCCAACGGGAAGTTCATGGCATGCCTACTGCTAATCATCACAACTATTGGAAAGCAATGGAAGGAGTTTTCATCAAACCCAGTATGGACCCTGCAAAACATGATGAGCTCTGA